Proteins from one Halovivax limisalsi genomic window:
- a CDS encoding MFS transporter produces MRGPFANRTFRRLFAGRVITNVGDSLYFVGAMWLVYSLTGDPFYTGVAGFLTQGPAAFQFLAGPIVDRYSIRRLLVGTQLFQAVVVATIPLAHAMDALSVWHVLAVMPVLSAANQVVYPAQTTALPRILDDSELVAANSAFSVAYQGFDMVANGAGGAIIGLVGAVSLFAIDAVTFGLAAIVFATLSIPPARDRTETADERAGETPERADNPGEGTAAATDGGQVSADDGDSSGETADEPDTYRERLREGAAVVRGTFLLPLVVAAAILNATSGMTLAAIPAYADTLAVPAAMSAIGAAGAYGILMAAFAGGTFLGALSASMIEDRPFGTVFLAASLTAGACWTAALLADWLPLTAALFALALVPIGAVNVQIATIVQTAPPEALVGRVSSLLGSASTAVVPVGALLGGVVAGAFGPRVAMAGIGAAAIAQAAYVLANGRLRSLPPAAETSLEA; encoded by the coding sequence ATGCGAGGACCCTTCGCAAATCGGACGTTCCGACGGCTGTTCGCCGGCCGCGTGATCACCAACGTCGGCGACAGTCTCTACTTCGTCGGGGCGATGTGGCTCGTGTACAGTCTGACCGGCGATCCGTTCTACACCGGCGTCGCGGGCTTCCTGACCCAGGGGCCGGCGGCGTTCCAGTTTCTCGCCGGGCCGATCGTCGACCGCTACTCGATCCGCCGGTTGCTCGTCGGCACGCAGCTGTTCCAGGCCGTCGTGGTCGCGACGATTCCGCTCGCTCACGCGATGGACGCCCTCTCGGTCTGGCACGTCCTGGCCGTGATGCCCGTGCTCTCGGCCGCGAACCAGGTGGTCTACCCGGCCCAGACGACCGCGCTCCCGCGGATCCTGGACGATTCGGAGCTCGTGGCGGCGAACTCGGCGTTCTCCGTCGCCTACCAGGGGTTCGACATGGTCGCCAACGGCGCCGGCGGCGCCATCATCGGGCTCGTCGGCGCCGTATCGCTGTTCGCCATCGACGCAGTCACGTTCGGGCTGGCCGCGATCGTCTTCGCCACGCTGTCCATCCCGCCCGCCAGGGACCGAACCGAGACCGCCGACGAGCGAGCGGGCGAGACGCCAGAGCGGGCCGACAACCCGGGTGAGGGGACGGCCGCGGCGACCGATGGTGGGCAAGTTTCCGCTGACGACGGCGATAGTTCGGGAGAGACCGCCGACGAGCCCGACACCTACCGCGAGCGCCTTCGCGAGGGGGCCGCGGTCGTCCGGGGAACCTTCCTGCTGCCGCTCGTCGTCGCCGCGGCGATCCTCAACGCCACCAGCGGGATGACCCTTGCGGCGATTCCGGCCTACGCGGATACGCTGGCAGTGCCAGCGGCGATGTCCGCGATCGGCGCCGCGGGCGCCTACGGCATCCTGATGGCGGCGTTCGCCGGCGGTACGTTCCTCGGGGCGCTCTCGGCCTCGATGATCGAGGACCGGCCGTTCGGCACCGTCTTCCTCGCCGCCAGTCTCACCGCCGGGGCCTGCTGGACGGCCGCATTGCTGGCAGACTGGTTGCCGCTGACGGCGGCGCTGTTCGCGCTCGCGCTCGTCCCCATCGGCGCCGTCAACGTCCAGATCGCCACCATCGTTCAGACCGCGCCGCCCGAGGCGCTGGTCGGCCGGGTGAGCAGCCTCCTCGGCTCGGCCTCGACGGCCGTCGTCCCGGTCGGCGCCCTGCTGGGCGGGGTCGTCGCCGGCGCGTTCGGGCCGCGAGTGGCCATGGCCGGCATCGGTGCGGCGGCCATCGCCCAGGCCGCCTACGTCCTCGCGAACGGGCGATTGCGGTCGTTGCCGCCGGCCGCCGAGACGAGCCTGGAGGCGTAG
- a CDS encoding type II toxin-antitoxin system HicB family antitoxin has protein sequence MSTDIGSNDATSVEARITLTKEDEWWVATDEHTDVTSQGKTRESALDNLDEAVAGYEGEGRPPTQKELDAVGIDPDENESGDSIPDVLE, from the coding sequence ATGAGTACCGATATCGGTTCGAACGACGCCACCAGCGTCGAGGCGCGGATTACGCTCACGAAGGAAGACGAGTGGTGGGTCGCAACCGACGAGCACACGGACGTGACTAGTCAGGGGAAGACTCGTGAATCAGCGCTCGATAACCTCGACGAGGCCGTAGCCGGGTACGAAGGTGAGGGCCGGCCACCGACGCAGAAAGAACTCGACGCGGTCGGTATCGATCCGGACGAGAACGAATCAGGGGACTCGATCCCTGACGTGCTCGAGTAG
- a CDS encoding type II toxin-antitoxin system HicA family toxin, which translates to MRVLVNCGPFYVDRVNGDHFILRWEPPAEHDSHARTVPVPRHDELSTGTLRKIGEQAGMKDFQRFLDWLDRNL; encoded by the coding sequence ATGCGCGTACTGGTCAATTGCGGACCGTTCTACGTCGACCGGGTGAACGGCGACCACTTCATCCTCCGGTGGGAGCCGCCCGCCGAACATGATTCACACGCACGAACCGTCCCCGTTCCGCGTCACGACGAACTCTCGACGGGAACGCTCAGGAAGATCGGCGAACAGGCTGGAATGAAGGACTTCCAGCGATTTTTGGACTGGCTGGATCGAAATCTGTAG